In Bacteroidota bacterium, a single window of DNA contains:
- a CDS encoding DUF6046 domain-containing protein — MAEIKFDINNAFREVFGVYSRVPLFPLAGSGSGVASGGGDFPDAAQLEKGDGLRLEQGMGGSVLIDRFAFGVQKLPSEGSGYWYNLSPYTILEITCAKNIVKTPLQGRNGTVKEFISMGDWQLHFKGFLINEEADELPYEQTAQLLKVFTKNTHLIFSSETVRRWFEGWENNTGGEGLDFLVVDDVKLPAMDGFENVQPFEIMAVSDNPVEIQLLMQNA; from the coding sequence ATGGCAGAAATAAAATTTGATATAAACAATGCGTTTCGAGAGGTGTTTGGCGTGTATAGCCGAGTACCTCTCTTTCCGTTAGCGGGTTCGGGTAGCGGAGTGGCTTCCGGTGGGGGTGATTTTCCTGATGCAGCACAGCTTGAGAAAGGCGATGGGCTTAGGCTTGAGCAAGGTATGGGCGGCTCTGTTTTAATCGACAGGTTTGCATTTGGAGTTCAAAAACTCCCAAGTGAAGGCTCGGGCTATTGGTACAATTTGAGCCCGTACACGATTTTGGAAATAACCTGTGCGAAAAATATAGTGAAAACACCCCTTCAGGGAAGAAACGGCACGGTGAAAGAGTTCATCAGCATGGGTGACTGGCAGCTTCATTTTAAAGGCTTCCTGATAAACGAGGAAGCAGACGAGCTTCCTTATGAGCAAACCGCCCAACTGTTGAAGGTATTTACTAAAAACACCCACCTTATATTTTCGAGCGAAACTGTCAGGAGGTGGTTTGAGGGGTGGGAAAATAATACTGGCGGAGAAGGGCTTGATTTTCTGGTGGTAGACGATGTGAAGCTGCCTGCAATGGACGGTTTTGAAAATGTACAGCCATTTGAGATAATGGCGGTGAGTGATAACCCTGTAGAAATTCAACTCTTAATGCAAAATGCTTAA
- a CDS encoding DNA adenine methylase, giving the protein MSKQKTEKVKPMGKTPITYYGGKQTMLKHILPLVPQHNLYTEVFAGGAALFFAKQPSEIEVINDLNMELINFYRVATTRFEELKAKIDLLLHSRAAHKHAGYVYANPQFFGEVERAWAVYTTSKMSFASHFGGSFGFDKKVSRHPKKLFYAKEAFNLSLKERLECVTIEMDDALKVIARYDTEGAFHFIDPPYVGSNMGHYSGMFNDQNLKELLELCERLKGKFMLTMYPNEVIEEFATRNGWTIHRVERRVTACKASSRRLQEEWMVCNY; this is encoded by the coding sequence ATGAGTAAACAAAAAACAGAAAAAGTAAAGCCAATGGGTAAGACGCCCATTACTTACTACGGAGGTAAGCAAACCATGCTAAAACACATCTTGCCGCTTGTGCCTCAGCACAACCTGTACACGGAGGTATTTGCGGGCGGAGCAGCGTTATTTTTTGCAAAACAGCCGAGCGAGATTGAGGTAATCAATGACCTGAACATGGAGTTAATCAACTTTTACAGGGTGGCAACAACGAGGTTTGAGGAGTTGAAAGCGAAGATTGACTTGTTGCTGCACAGTAGAGCCGCTCATAAGCACGCAGGCTATGTGTATGCCAATCCTCAGTTTTTTGGCGAAGTTGAGCGGGCTTGGGCTGTGTACACCACGAGTAAGATGTCGTTTGCGAGCCACTTTGGCGGTTCTTTTGGGTTTGACAAGAAGGTAAGCCGCCATCCGAAGAAGTTGTTCTACGCCAAAGAGGCTTTTAATTTGTCTCTCAAAGAGCGGTTGGAATGCGTTACCATAGAGATGGACGATGCACTGAAAGTGATTGCGCGGTATGACACGGAGGGTGCGTTCCACTTCATCGACCCGCCCTATGTTGGTAGTAATATGGGTCATTATAGTGGAATGTTTAACGATCAGAACCTAAAAGAGCTGTTGGAGTTGTGCGAGAGGCTGAAAGGTAAGTTTATGCTGACCATGTACCCTAATGAGGTTATCGAGGAATTTGCTACCCGAAACGGTTGGACTATACACAGAGTTGAGCGTAGGGTTACGGCTTGCAAAGCCTCATCTCGCAGGTTGCAAGAGGAGTGGATGGTGTGTAACTATTAA
- a CDS encoding LysM peptidoglycan-binding domain-containing protein: MKEVTTGNGQQLEDIAIQEYGCEEGVITLLADNRLSMDDLLYPGQKLKVREEVPELTGNNRVMLMAIEREGVSPVSGIVGQIPDTHYAGEDYFGEDYVD, from the coding sequence ATGAAAGAGGTAACAACAGGAAACGGACAGCAGTTGGAAGACATAGCCATACAGGAGTACGGCTGTGAGGAGGGCGTGATAACACTATTGGCGGACAACCGACTGTCAATGGACGACTTGCTCTATCCGGGTCAAAAGCTGAAAGTGAGGGAGGAAGTTCCCGAACTGACAGGTAACAACCGTGTGATGTTGATGGCGATAGAGCGTGAGGGGGTAAGCCCCGTGAGTGGCATAGTAGGTCAAATACCTGATACCCACTATGCAGGAGAGGATTATTTTGGAGAAGATTATGTTGATTAA